The Podospora bellae-mahoneyi strain CBS 112042 chromosome 7, whole genome shotgun sequence genome includes a window with the following:
- a CDS encoding hypothetical protein (EggNog:ENOG503NWZB; BUSCO:EOG092604ML; COG:S) — MADFRVLEGLQALHSELVAVRQHRFDNISVLENLIELHSDNLKALVDKTPRNSTHRNDITNRKVIKTKDGEFKVNDDFIFETLKVADELDLDEYEAGRIILDCQDEDDSEIQSRPLWECGLIRFHQERKYLLDCMRLCIELGNDEGMDDNLRDAFGKILEEKIFVKGSSKKIVARCMEGMQTIKAMLQSINERVASRYMLEQASLARPPEAADTIEFSRMSLVEQHECLAMILHAAVEKQYADINDFKQFLGTLKKIDKYDQFLVHLFPVLAAYINVFGSPDGMCDFQQSRQLDQEILKTGDGDSWAISYLGAATRVWWIAEYTGYFQVDNEFDLGGLDLDVEFDKRTKAFTEALKEGAFDFILSVAADCKTEEWQDPSRMGMRQWLQRKSPPLQGDFYYFSHFLQLSLMAHLEVFIDSVITNLPELVRTLKTEEDEQRQLSQTHEQDLDLERFVVIISYAYEDRPDAAMTFFEDPDSALYGFLQWASTKASTPLVSAFCEMLQALACNEETATAAHTFLLDEGHQSSGKMRRSQSLTWNQIFRELEFFAKKLSERPNPAQMQIQRPGKPGTDQGEAEPESAMMLECYVRLIGKLTAESSTCRTRLATAQELMFPEILFRLANANVTPRLRAAVFYSLRSLLIMKSVSESNIIWTLVDNFTMGALDPNNPATVQQQRSPTYQSTYEELQERAFNDLSTGFEEPNAFIQLLTSLVTPYTVSDGLNDTLPFPEFLGLNKRRPGIEIYVDFVFLIFTMKPREIVDQGQLRMLRLSCLEFILACLQTFNEDLIVLGNETNIEIDKAVKTTSLAVYVRLHPFARVMEWMYSEKAITALMDTIHQDQYALSRASPHSPLIQSILRGIQVLIKVLDLQATFIHLVRPVIQPEAGKRRPLTLAKSTYTSIEDGILNHLTLLVDLGKYCNLGVSELTLSCLKLLEKVSTSSKLISAWNPDTHRPGHRNKAIVQLEKDGEGEVIGTSLAASINAVIDPALETESEEYLIKLFILDFLYETLRASPDQPTIAHLLLGFNCELRGLSVAPNGVFDNQRSLFHSLLGVIIELVVNEGDRGMRGYLITLKYKILRIFQLLWKSPLSSTLVMEELRSTNFLFHMLLRESQIVPGLPWNDMTLDDNSFLLSTASVAYIDYLGSRAIVFEYIAKELCSVSQNRIPSIKRQIFDALNGQITLENQETLAAHNIFDFFDFMNVDISWEVAPPQFHFYHELDLSPCVIDAGGAGIQYNLSRVKECIQLKRSEYRDTLAMVPQEGMDEIQAEEQVLLEYLLFNNRRVLVRAVRLELLKKWSDLLLVMFEANEFRGTVKTTFLLQALQAILPTLESLNTDSPPEAFELAKVAKILLYKLDFSDSTGGAPGSETDKIAMGNLVSEKLFQLFQVCLASIVKWNQFAELRGLYYSICYRYLTGVVDNDGGDTHSSSLLTARIRTHKAIQNHGEKLLHVICDDAYGSDTLCQTAAMVLLSALVHISRSSPHTNPTSISVIESLNRLNFIGVLVDSLKTILREWLAIINPPSPLPASTAEATEQYLTAKLCFLLQLAQTKTGAMYILQANLFRALEISGVFAADPELEINPSNTVALEKHYFLLVSLARIITASVLSRGQGNIVQARGFLQRHRMLVVHTLKRAAGIGIVGNGMWGGGEEQQQERSISDEFSFGGTVRGVDSMLGGGKKGRDNNNSNNNNNNNNKEAQRRLEERIGELGESLMVLIGGVGFLEYELDQLPAERASVVNTTLFH; from the exons ATGGCTGATTTTCGCGTTCTCGAGGGGCTACAGGCCCTCCACTCGGAGCTGGTTGCTGTTCGCCAACACCGTTTTGACAACATCTCAGTCCTAGAGAACCTGATCGAGCTGCATTCCGACAACTTGAAGGCGCTGGTTGACAAGACACCACGAAACTCTACCCATAGAAAtgacatcaccaacagaAAGGTAATCAAGACCAAGGACGGCGAATTCAAGGTCAACGATGACTTCATCTTTGAGACTCTCAAGGTCGCCGACGAGTTGGATCTGGATGAGTACGAAGCTGGAAGGATTATTCTGGATTGtcaggacgaggacgactcGGAAATACAGTCACGCCCGCTATGGGAATGCGGTCTCATCCGCTTCCACCAAGAACGAAAATACCTACTCGACTGCATGCGGCTCTGCATCGAATTAGGAAACGACGAGGGAATGGACGACAATTTGAGGGATGCCTTTGGAAAAATTCTGGAGGAAAAGATCTTCGTCAAGGGCTCAAGCAAAAAGATTGTCGCGAGATGTATGGAGGGTATGCAAACCATCAAGGCCATGTTGCAGAGCATCAACGAGAGGGTGGCGTCCCGGTACATGCTAGAACAAGCCAGTCTGGCACGGCCCCCAGAGGCTGCCGACACGATTGAGTTCTCCCGCATGAGCCTCGTGGAGCAGCATGAGTGTCTTGCCATGATACTGCACGCTGCCGTGGAAAAGCAGTACGCCGATATCAACGACTTCAAGCAGTTTTTGGGGACGCTAAAGAAGATCGATAAGTACGATCAATTTCTCG TTCATCTATTCCCTGTTTTGGCCGCCTACATCAACGTGTTTGGCTCACCAGATGGCATGTGTGACTTCCAGCAGTCTCGCCAGTTGGACCAAGAGATCTTGAAAACTGGAGATGGTGACAGCTGGGCTATTTCGTATCTGGGAGCGGCCACGCGGGTGTGGTGGATTGCCGAGTACACTGGATACTTCCAAGTCGATAACGAATTCGATCTTGGTGGGTTGGATCTGGACGTCGAGTTCGACAAGAGAACAAAGGCATTTACAGAGGCCCTCAAGGAGGGGGCATTCGATTTTATCCTTTCTGTGGCGGCCGATTGCAAGACGGAGGAGTGGCAAGATCCATCACGCATGGGAATGCGGCAGTGGTTGCAACGGAAGtcacctcctctccaaggTGATTTCTACTACTTCAGCCATttcctccagctcagccTGATGGCCCACCTGGAGGTGTTTATCGACTCTGTCATCACAAACCTACCCGAGCTCGTCAGGACACTAAAaacagaggaggatgagcagcGCCAGCTGAGCCAAACCCACGAGCaagacctcgacctcgagcGGTTCGTGGTCATCATCTCGTATGCGTACGAGGACAGGCCAGATGCCGCCATGACCTTCTTCGAGGATCCAGATAGTGCTCTGTATGGTTTCCTACAATGGGCGTCCACAAAAGCATCAACGCCCCTGGTTAGTGCGTTTTGCGAGATGCTACAGGCTCTGGCCTGCAACGAGGAGACTGCAACCGCTGCTCATACATTTTTGCTCGACGAGGGGCACCAGTCTTCTGGCAAAATGAGGCGATCCCAATCGCTGACCTGGAACCAAATCTTTAGGGAATTAGAGTTCTTTGCCAAGAAACTGAGCGAGAGGCCCAACCCAGCACAAATGCAGATCCAGCGTCCAGGCAAACCGGGCACCGATCAGGGAGAGGCCGAGCCTGAATCGGCCATGATGCTGGAGTGCTATGTTCGGTTGATTGGCAAGCTCACAGCGGAGAGCAGCACCTGCAGAACCAGGTTGGCAACGGCACAGGAACTCATGTTTCCCGAGATTCTGTTCAGGTTGGCAAATGCGAACGTCACTCCCCGGCTTCGCGCCGCTGTTTTTTACAGCTTAAGATCACTGTTGATCATGAAGTCGGTTTCCGAAAGTAACATAATATGGACTCTTGTGGACAACTTCACCATGGGAGCTCTGGACCCCAACAACCCGGCGACTGTTCAACAACAGCGAAGTCCTACATATCAGTCGACGTACGAAGAATTGCAGGAACGCGCTTTCAATGATTTATCCACTGGCTTTGAAGAGCCAAACGCATTCATCCAGCTTCTTACGTCGTTGGTCACGCCCTACACAGTCTCCGACGGGCTCAACGACACCTTGCCGTTCCCCGAGTTTCTCGGTTTGAACAAGCGAAGACCCGGGATAGAGATCTATGTTGACTTTGTGTTCTTGATATTCACCATGAAGCCGAGGGAAATAGTAGACCAAGGCCAACTGAGAATGCTGCGTCTCTCCTGCCTAGAATTCATTCTGGCATGCTTGCAAACCTTCAACGAAGACCTGATCGTTCTGGGCAACGAGACAAACATCGAGATTGACAAGGCTGTGAAAACGACCAGTCTCGCGGTTTATGTTCGCCTTCATCCTTTTGCTCGCGTTATGGAGTGGATGTATAGCGAAAAGGCCATCACTGCCCTGATGGATACCATTCATCAGGACCAGTATGCACTCAGCCGGGCTTCACCTCACTCGCCCTTGATCCAGAGTATCTTGCGTGGGATCCAGGTGCTGATCAAGGTTCTCGACCTTCAGGCGACCTTTATTCACTTGGTGCGGCCTGTGATTCAACCCGAGGCTGGGAAGCGGAGGCCGCTTACTCTGGCCAAGAGCACGTACACGTCCATTGAGGATGGAATTCTCAACCATCTGACACTGCTGGTTGATCTGGGCAAGTATTGCAACCTCGGGGTCAGCGAACTCACTCTTTCCTGTCTCAAGCTGCTAGAGAAGGTTTCAACTTCCAGCAAGCTTATTTCGGCATGGAATCCCGACACCCATCGCCCAGGACACCGGAACAAGGCCATTGTCCAGCTTGagaaggatggcgagggcgaggtcaTCGGAACATCACTTGCTGCTAGCATCAACGCGGTGATCGATCCGGCGCTCGAGACAGAGTCGGAAGAATACCTCATCAAACTCTTCATTCTCGACTTTTTATACGAGACCCTCAGGGCGTCGCCCGACCAGCCCACGATTGCGCATTTGCTTCTCGGTTTCAACTGCGAACTGCGGGGGTTGAGCGTTGCGCCCAACGGGGTGTTTGACAACCAGAGATCTCTCTTCCACAGCCTGTTGGGTGTGATCATCGAACTGGTGGTGAATGAGGGTGATCGAGGAATGCGCGGATACTTGATTACGCTCAAGTACAAGATTCTCCGCATCTTCCAGCTGCTGTGGAAGTCGCCGCTTTCGTCGActttggtgatggaagaGTTGAGGTCAACCAACTTTCTGTTCCACATGCTCCTGAGAGAGTCACAAATCGTGCCGGGGCTGCCGTGGAACGATATGACGCTGGATGACAATTCGTTCCTCCTGTCGACGGCGTCGGTTGCGTATATCGACTACCTCGGTTCGAGGGCCATTGTCTTTGAGTATATTGCCAAGGAGCTGTGCAGCGTTTCGCAGAACAGGATACCGTCGATCAAGCGTCAGATTTTTGATGCTCTCAATGGGCAGATCACGCTGGAGAACCAGGAGACGTTGGCGGCGCACAATAtttttgacttttttgaTTTCATGAATGTTGATATCTCGTGGGAGGTTGCGCCGCCGCAGTTTCATTTCTACCATGAGCTCGACCTGAGCCCGTGTGTGATCGACGCTGGCGGGGCGGGGATCCAGTACAATCTCTCCAGAGTGAAGGAGTGCATTCAGCTCAAGCGTAGCGAGTACCGGGACACGCTGGCCATGGTGCCTCAGGAGGGCATGGATGAGATCCAAGCGGAGGAGCAGGTGCTGCTGGAGTATCTCCTGTTCAACAACCGCCGGGTTTTGGTTCGGGCTGTCAGGCTCGAGCTGCTGAAGAAGTGGTCGGATCTGTTGCTGGTCATGTTTGAGGCCAATGAGTTCAGGGGCACGGTCAAGACGACGTTCTTGCTACAGGCGCTGCAGGCTATTCTGCCGACGTTGGAGTCGTTGAACACGGACAGTCCTCCCGAGGCGTTTGAGCTGGCAAAGGTGGCCAAGATCCTTCTTTACAAGCTTGACTTTTCGGATAGTACCGGCGGTGCGCCTGGGTCGGAGACGGATAAGATTGCCATGGGGAATCTGGTCAGCGAGAAGCTGTTTCAGCTTTTCCAGGTATGTCTGGCGTCTATTGTCAAATGGAACCAGTTTGCCGAGCTGCGCGGGTTATACTACAGTATCTGTTACCGCTACCTTactggggtggtggacaacGACGGCGGCGACACGCACAGCTCGAGCCTCCTCACGGCGAGGATCAGAACCCACAAGGCCATCCAGAACCACGGGGAGAAGCTCCTTCACGTCATCTGCGATGATGCTTATGGGTCTGACACGCTCTGTCAGACCGCTGCCATGGTCCTTTTATCAGCTCTAGTCCACATATCCCGCTCCTCGCCGCacaccaacccaacatcCATTTCCGTCATTGAGTCCCTCAACAGGCTCAACTTCATCGGCGTCTTGGTCGACTCGCTGAAAACAATCCTGCGAGAATGGCTCGCGATTatcaaccccccttctcctctccccgcCTCAACAGCAGAAGCGACGGAGCAGTACCTCACCGCCAAActctgcttcctcctccagctcgcccagACAAAAACAGGGGCGATGTACATCCTCCAAGCCAACCTCTTCCGCGCGTTGGAAATCTCGGGGGTGTTTGCCGCCGACCCAGAGCTGGAGATCAACCCGTCTAACACTGTCGCATTGGAAAAACACTACTTTTTGCTTGTGTCGCTGGCTAGGATTATTACTGCTAGTGTGCTATCGAGGGGGCAGGGGAATATTGTCCAGGCGAGGGGGTTTTTGCAGAGGCACAGGATGTTGGTTGTGCACACGCTCAAGAGGGCGGCGGGGATTGGGATTGTGGGGAATGGgatgtggggagggggagaggaacaACAGCAGGAGAGGTCAATTAGTGATGAGTTCTCTTTTGGGGGGACcgtgaggggggttgattccatgctggggggtgggaagaaggggagggataataacaacagcaacaacaacaacaacaacaacaacaaggaggcgcagaggaggttggaggagaggattggggagttgggggagagcttgatggttttgattgggggggtggggtttttggag TACGAGCTGGATCAGCTGCCGGCTGAGAGGGCTAGTGTTGTGAATACGACACTGTTCCACTGA